Proteins encoded within one genomic window of Rhododendron vialii isolate Sample 1 chromosome 1a, ASM3025357v1:
- the LOC131327141 gene encoding uncharacterized protein LOC131327141: protein MAIPTNESVYSAMALLFILVTCVELCDAVAVVDVYRLIQYDIGGVPFGSRLASLNHHAGSSLFTPGADLSRTVVMIPVTELNITFIREYIEQKQPLGGLIFLLPRMFSPENKDVKYGGDEDPGKELMKNILVELERFLLYANIPYPVYFAFEDDNINAVLADVKRNDVTGQPATATTGGYKLVVSAPEPRKLASPTITNIQGWLPGSKTDGDSTQLPTIAIVASYDTFGAAPALSVGSDSNGSGVVVLLEIARLFSLLYSNPKTRGRYNLLFGLTSGGPYNYNGTHKWLRSFDQRLRESIDYAICLNSVGSLDKDLWIHVSKPPENAYIKQIFEGFSNVAEELGLKVGLKHKKINISNPRVAWEHEQFSRLRVTAATLSELSVAPELLESTGGLFDNRHFVNEAAITRTVKLVAESLARHIYGHQGKNFKIFADDSSYAINPSYITSWLDLLSRTPRVAPFLSKNDPIITALKKELAEHTVEVSLQNEMLDGMFTFYDSTRGRLNIYQVASVTFDLLLLLVLGSYLIILFSFLVITTRGLDDLISLFRRPHSRKVKST, encoded by the exons ATGGCGATTCCGACGAACGAGTCGGTGTACTCGGCGATGGCGCTGTTGTTCATACTGGTGACCTGCGTCGAGCTCTGCGACGCCGTCGCCGTCGTCGATGTCTACCGCCTCATACAGTACGACATCGGGGGCGTCCCCTTCGGATCTCGCCTCGCCTCCCTCAACCACCACGCCGGCTCCTCTCTCTTCACTCCCGGCGCCGATCTCTCCCGCACTGTCGTCATGATTCCTGTTACTGAACTCAACATCACTTTCATTCGAG AGTATATTGAACAGAAACAGCCATTAGGGGGCTTAATATTTTTACTCCCTCGGATGTTTAGTCCTGAAAACAAGGACGTTAAGTATGGAGGTGATGAAGATCCTGGTAAAGAGCTGATGAAGAACATATTAGTGGAACTGGAGCGGTTTCTTTTATATGCCAACATTCCT TATCCTGTGTATTTCGCTTTCGAGGATGACAATATCAACGCTGTGTTAGCTGATGTCAAGAGGAATGATGTTACTGGTCAGCCTGCCACTGCAACCACTGGAGG ATACAAGCTTGTTGTTTCAGCACCGGAACCAAGGAAACTTGCATCTCCGACAATCACAAATATTCAG GGATGGTTGCCAGGGTCGAAAACAGATGGAGATTCTACTCAACTACCAACCATTGCCATAGTGGCATCATATGACACCTTCGGGGCGGCACCG GCTTTATCAGTGGGAAGCGATAGCAATGGAAGTGGTGTTGTGGTGCTTCTTGAAATTGCTAGGTTATTTTCCCTTCTATACTCGAATCCTAAGACAAGAGGAAGATACAATTTGCTTTTTGGTCTTACATCTGGTGGGCCTTACAACTATAATGGAACTCATAAG TGGCTTCGAAGTTTCGATCAACGTTTACGTGAGAGTATTGATTATGCCATCTGCTTGAATAGTGTCGGCTCATTGGATAAGGACTTGTGGATTCATGTGTCTAAGCCTCCGGAAAATGCCTACATAAAACAGATATTTGAA GGTTTCTCAAATGTAGCAGAAGAATTGGGGCTTAAAGTTGGTCTCAAgcacaagaaaataaatatttctaACCCTCGA GTAGCCTGGGAGCATGAACAGTTCTCAAGGCTGAGAGTTACTGCAGCTACCCTTTCTGAACTGTCTGTTGCACCTGAATTGCTAGAAAGCACTGGTGGTCTGTTCGATAACAG acaTTTTGTGAACGAAGCTGCGATTACTAGAACTGTCAAGTTGGTTGCAGAGAGTCTAGCG AGGCACATCTATGGCCACCAAGGAAAGAATTTCAAGATATTTGCTGACGACAGTAGTTATGCTATCAATCCTTCTTACATAACATCTTGGTTGGATCTTTTGTCACGAACTCCTCGAGTGGCACCATTTTTGTCAAAGAATGACCCAATAATCACGGCATTGAAAAAG GAATTAGCCGAACATACAGTTGAGGTGAGTTTACAGAATGAGATGCTTGATGGGATGTTCACGTTTTACGATTCAACAAGAGGCAGGCTTAACATCTATCAG GTTGCCAGTGTTACATTTGACCTGCTTTTGCTACTAGTGTTGGGATCGTACTTGATAATCCTCTTCAGTTTTCTTGTTATCACAACCAGG GGTCTTGATGATCTTATCAGTCTATTCCGCCGCCCTCACTCGCGTAAAGTAAAAAGCACTTGA
- the LOC131327218 gene encoding mRNA-decapping enzyme-like protein translates to MAQNGKLMPNLDQQSTKLLNLTVLQRIDPFVEEILITAAHVTFYEFNIDLSQWSRKDVEGSLFVVKRNAQPRFQFIVMNRRNTENLVENLLEDFEYEVQGPYLLYRNAAQEVNGIWFYNRRECEDIANLFSRILNAYSKVPPKSKIPSAKSEFEELEAVPTMAVMDGPLEPSSSTTSNVTDVPDDPSFVNFFSAAMTITTASNATMTAQPYQNSAATLPSHPPSVPLSVPTIQMAAAPKSTTISLMPLLDGPEISNNNNQATNLVKPSSFFSSPPSSSALVMPSVPSSMPASAPPLNPSGSLQRPYGAPLLAAPPLNPSGSLQRPYGAPLLQPFPPPTPPPSLTPTSVPVPHYGPVISRDKVRDALLVLVQDNQFIDMVYRALLNAHHS, encoded by the exons ATGGCTCAGAACGGGAAATTGATGCCGAATCTGGACCAGCAGAGCACCAAGCTCCTCAATTTGACCGTCCTTCAGCGCATCGATCCCTTCGTTGAAGAAATCCTCATCACTGCTGCTCACGTCACCTTCTACGAGTTCAACATCGACCTCAGCCAATGG AGTCGCAAGGATGTAGAAGGATCTCTATTCGTTGTTAAGAG GAATGCTCAACCCCGTTTCCAGTTTATTGTTATGAACCGGCGGAATACGG AGAATTTGGTGGAGAATCTCTTGGAAGATTTTGAATATGAAGTCCAAGGCCCATATTTGTTATATCGGAATGCTGCCCAAGAAGTAAATGGTATATGGTTTTATAATCGACGGGAATGCGAGGACATTGCTAATCTTTTTAGCAG GATACTGAATGCATACTCCAAGGTGCCTCCAAAGTCGAAGATACCATCAGCGAAAAG TGAGTTTGAAGAACTGGAAGCAGTCCCCACTATGGCGGTAATGGATGGTCCTCTAGAGCCATCTTCGTCAACTACATCCAACGTCACAGATGTTCCTGACGACCCTTCGTTTGTGAACTTCTTCAGT GCAGCTATGACTATAACAACTGCTTCAAATGCCACCATGACTGCACAACCCTACCAGAATTCTGCAGCAACCCTCCCCTCACATCCACCCAGTGTTCCTCTGTCTGTACCAACCATCCAGATGGCAGCTGCTCCTAAGTCAACAACCATTTCTTTAATGCCGCTCCTTGATGGCCCTGAAATCAGCAACAATAACAATCAGGCCACAAATCTCGTAAAGCCATCTTCGTTTTTCAGTTCTCCTCCTTCCTCTTCTGCATTGGTGATGCCATCAGTCCCTTCATCTATgcctgcttctgctcctccacTTAACCCTTCAGGGAGTCTACAACGCCCCTACGGTGCTCCTTTGCTTGCTGCTCCTCCACTTAACCCTTCTGGGAGTCTACAACGCCCCTACGGTGCTCCTTTGCTTCAGCCATTTCCTCCACCCACTCCCCCACCGTCCCTCACTCCAACTTCTGTCCCCGTCCCACACTATGGTCCTGTTATTAGCAGAGACAAAGTCCGCGATGCCCTTCTGGTGCTTGTTCAG GACAATCAATTCATTGACATGGTTTACCGGGCACTGCTGAATGCTCATCACTCCTGA